The Amycolatopsis sp. NBC_01480 genome segment CGGAGCGGCTACGCGCCGAAGGCCACGTCGCCACCCTCGCGGACGACCTGCCGGCCACACTGGCGTCGGTCACGGAGTCGATGTCCACTTCGGATGTCGCCACGAAAGTACTGCTGCTGTACGGAGTGGACGCTGCGCTCCCGGCCCTGGAGGCAAAGGCCGTCGGTCAGCCGAAGAGCGGCCTGGACCACCTGCGCGCGGTGCTGAAGCAAGGCCCCGGCCACGGCGTGCACACCATCGGCTGGTGGCGCAGCATCGCGCGGCTCAAGGACACCCTGGGCTTCGGCGGCACGGACGACATCGGCGCCTGGGCGGCCCTGGACGTGCAGGGCAACGAGCTTTCGCCGTTCGCCGCGGGCCTGGTCGTGCACTGGTCCCCGCGCCCGGGCCGCACCCTGTTCTTCGACCGCACGACGCACAGCGCGCCGGAGGTCATCATCCCGTTCCAGCGCCCCGACCTCGACCCCGCGGGAGGCACCCCATGACCGGCGAAAACCCCGGCGCGGCCATGCGTTACAAGGAGGTCGTGGGCATGGCCCGCGGCTCGGCGGAAAACCTGCGCGCCTGGGAACTCGCCCGCGCCGACGAGATCGAACGCCAGCTCGCCGAGGCCCACGCCGCCGTCGCCGCCGCCACCGAACGCGAGGAGAAGGCGGCGGAACGCGCTTCGCGGTGGTGGAAGATGGCCCTGCACAACGTTTCACGGCTGACCTTTGTGGACTCTTCGGAGGAGCCGCAGGCAGTTGCGACGGCTCGGCCGCAGTATTTGGAGCGGTACTTGGAAGAGGTCAAGCCGAGTTATCAGGAGTTGGTGCAGGCAGTGCTGGGGCTGGGGTGGCGGGCGAAGCGCTGAGGGCTCGTGAGTGTTTATGACGGTTAGAACCGTCATAAACACTCACGAGCCGTTCCCTACTTACGAGGTGCAGTCCGCCCCAGCAACTGGTCCAGATAATCCAGCAAGTCGTACCCGTAATCGGCCAGCTTGTTCCCCGTGGAAGGCCGGAACCGGACGACCTGCGGATCATGATCGCTGGCCTGGTCCGCGAACTCCGCGTTGATGTGGACCACGTCGTAGTCCACCCCGCGCAAAGCGGCCGAAGCCAGGATGTGGTCCAGGACCTGAGACTGGCCCTCGAACACGTAGCTGTACCGCTCCGCGGCCGGCAGCGTCGAGATCAGGTCCTTCAGATACCCGCCCGAAGTCAGCTTCGCCAGCGCCGGTGAGAACTGGTAGTCGTTCAGGTCGCCGGCCACCACGACGTTGGCGCCGGGGTCAGCGGTCAGCAGCTTGCCCACAAAAGCCTGCAGCACTGTGGCCTGCTTCTGGCGCTGGACTTCCGAACTGCGCGTCGGCGGCTGGTAACGGCCGTGCGTCGGCTGGTCGCCGCCCTTCGAGTTGAAGTGGTTGGCGATGATGAACACCGTGCGGCCCTGGAAGACGAACTCGCCGGCCAGCGGCTTGCGGCTGTCGGTCCAGGCCTCGTTGGTCGGGTCCACCCGGCCCGGGGACTGGGTCAGGTGCGCCTTGCCGTGGTCCTGCACGACGTCCACCGAGGACAGCGCGCTGCCGCCCGGCCGATCCACAAAGGACACCCGCGCCGGGTTGAACAGGAAGCCCACGCGGATGTTCCCGCCCGGCTGGCCGCCGTCGGCGTCGTTGACCGGGTCGATCTCACGCGCCTGGTAGGCCGGGCCGCCCGCCGCGACGATCGCGTCGGTGAACTTCTTGAGCGTCGCGTCGGAGGCGACCACGCCGTCGTCCGTCGCGCCGTCGTTGTCCTGGATCTCCTCCAGGTTCACCACGTCCGGCGCCGCCAGGTTGTCGACGATGCCGTGCGCCAGCTGCGCGAACTTCGTGTCCGGGTCGGACGGCGCGAGGTTCTCCACGTTGTACGTCGCCACCGCGAGCTCACCCGGGCGCTGCCGCCGCGTGACCTCCTTCTGCAGCTTGTTGTCCTTCGCCGCGCCGAGCTGCGACGCGAACAGCGTGTAGCCGCCGAAGCTGCTGTACTCGACCGGGCCCGAGGTGACGCCGGTGAGCACGTCGCCGGTGTTGACCTTCGGGAACGGCTGCTGGCCGAACGGGATGATCGACTGGACCTTCAGCACGCCCGTGTTGATCTTGTCGTACGACGGGTAGACCGTGCCGCCGCGCGGCGTCGGGTTCTGCTGCGGCTTCGTGGTCACGTACAGCTCGTCGTAGCTGTTGCTCGGGCCGACGACCCGCGCGTCCGAGATGCTGACGATCTCGCTCTCGTGCGACTCCCAGAAGTCCAGCGAGTACTTGGCCGGTTCCAGCGGCAGCGGCTCGATGTTCCCGCCGGCGTTCGGCGCCAGCACGTCCGGCACCTGGTCCGGCGTGATGACGGTCGGGGCGGGCAGCGGGTTCGCGTGCGAGCCGACCGTCCACTGTGCACTGCTCAGCTCGGTCAGCGACTGGTAGGTCGACGTCGCCGGGGCGTCCGGGTAGAACTCCTTGACCGTGCCGGACGCGGTGATCGCGTCGCCGACCGCCACGGCGGGCGTGGTCGAGCCGGTGAACACGAACAGGCCCTCGCTGGTGCGTGGGTCGCTGTCCGGGTTCGGGTCGGTCATCCAGAAGCCGCGCGACGAGCCGAAGGCGCGGACCGCCGTGACGATGCCGGTGACGTCGCCGACCTTCTTGTCCTTGAACGGTGAGATCCGCGTGAACCCCTGGATGTCGTGGATCTTCGCGGCCACCGGCGGCTGGCCCGGGTCGCCGCCGCCACCGGCGGTCTCGCCCTTGGAGTTGGTGGCCGTCGCGTCGCCGACGGTGAAGTCGGCGCTGTTGTCGTCGGTGTCGGCGAGCGAGGCGGCGCGCGAAGCGGACGTCCCGTTCGCCGGGGCCACCGTCGGGCTGCCCTCGCGGACGGTCGCGGCGCCGAAGCCCACCAGGTCCTTGACCCGCGGGTCGGCCGCGCAATCGGCGGAGGTCTTGCAGGTCAGCGCCGTGGTGCCGTTGACCAGCGCGACCGTGCCCGCGGTCGCGGACATCTGAATCGTGCCGGTGGCGTCCGGCGTCGGCAGCGCGACCGTGCCGCCGGCGCCCTTGCCCTCGGCGACCAGGTAACGCGCGCCGGCGCCGACACTGCCGGCCAGGTTGGTGACCTGCCACGTGCTGGTCGGCGACGCCGAGCCGGGCAGGTACTGCACGCTGTAGCCATCGAGCGGGAACGCCGTGCCCCCACGGTTCCCGAGCTCGACGAAGTCGTTGGTGAGCGTGGCCCCCGAGTTGCCGCCACCGCCGTAGACCTCGGCGATGACCGCGTCCGCGCTGGGCGCGGCGAGCGCGGCCGGGGCGGCGACGCCGCCCAGCACAACACCCGTTACTACCGCCACGGACAACGTGGCTCTTCTGACGGCCGGGCGGCGGGATATGGTCACCCTGAGTCCCCTCTGCAACTGAACGGTCGAGGCATCGTCCCCCGAACAAGCGAAGAGGAGGAAGACGATAAGGCAACAATTCGTAACGAGCGTGAGGGAATTCCTCCTTTGGACGGGTTGACTCGGTGATCACTCTTGTTCTCGGCGGCGACGTCAACCTCCAGGGCCGAACCGAGCCGGCGCGAGCGTTCGACGCGCTTTCCCCGCTGCTCAAGGGGGCCGACCTGCGCTTCGTCAACCTCGAAGGGCCGCTGTCCGGCTCGGCCGTCGGGCACGGCAGCCTGGACATCCCGCACAAGCCGAACTGGCGGCATTCACCCCCGGAAATGGCCGTCGCGCTGACCACTGCGGGAATCGACGTCGTTTCGTGCGCCAACAACGTGACTTTCCCACCGTCGGCCGCGCTGGCGAGCCTGGCCGTGCTCGACCAGGCCGGCATCGCGCACTGCGGCGCGGGCGTGAACCTGACCGGCGCGCACACGCCCGCGATCCTCGAACGGTCCGGCCGCAAGGTCGCGTTCCTGGCGTACACCTCGCTCTGCTGGCC includes the following:
- a CDS encoding endonuclease/exonuclease/phosphatase family protein codes for the protein MAVVTGVVLGGVAAPAALAAPSADAVIAEVYGGGGNSGATLTNDFVELGNRGGTAFPLDGYSVQYLPGSASPTSTWQVTNLAGSVGAGARYLVAEGKGAGGTVALPTPDATGTIQMSATAGTVALVNGTTALTCKTSADCAADPRVKDLVGFGAATVREGSPTVAPANGTSASRAASLADTDDNSADFTVGDATATNSKGETAGGGGDPGQPPVAAKIHDIQGFTRISPFKDKKVGDVTGIVTAVRAFGSSRGFWMTDPNPDSDPRTSEGLFVFTGSTTPAVAVGDAITASGTVKEFYPDAPATSTYQSLTELSSAQWTVGSHANPLPAPTVITPDQVPDVLAPNAGGNIEPLPLEPAKYSLDFWESHESEIVSISDARVVGPSNSYDELYVTTKPQQNPTPRGGTVYPSYDKINTGVLKVQSIIPFGQQPFPKVNTGDVLTGVTSGPVEYSSFGGYTLFASQLGAAKDNKLQKEVTRRQRPGELAVATYNVENLAPSDPDTKFAQLAHGIVDNLAAPDVVNLEEIQDNDGATDDGVVASDATLKKFTDAIVAAGGPAYQAREIDPVNDADGGQPGGNIRVGFLFNPARVSFVDRPGGSALSSVDVVQDHGKAHLTQSPGRVDPTNEAWTDSRKPLAGEFVFQGRTVFIIANHFNSKGGDQPTHGRYQPPTRSSEVQRQKQATVLQAFVGKLLTADPGANVVVAGDLNDYQFSPALAKLTSGGYLKDLISTLPAAERYSYVFEGQSQVLDHILASAALRGVDYDVVHINAEFADQASDHDPQVVRFRPSTGNKLADYGYDLLDYLDQLLGRTAPRK